A portion of the Maylandia zebra isolate NMK-2024a linkage group LG9, Mzebra_GT3a, whole genome shotgun sequence genome contains these proteins:
- the nub1 gene encoding NEDD8 ultimate buster 1 codes for MAEQNLEAKLKNLLKQEKIQLWNPPYTEQGQQPGQQQGQQQGQQHMQELAERYAPLLRLPMSEVGGALESIRAQAVKRGRGNQTFRETSVATLELLLPRDAKKDPKVRTYLETRLDVSAQQVVDRVAEEHGLRSIKLILSGRTLSAERRLDEQGVKNHSKVMVLRVSDGELKQQLTEEEEERRSQEESVQRTQKGFQILSERDGSEDPHTTPFLEIADQKGNPLKIPPTEKKALILAMGFHEKGRALMKRKQHDNALCHLLQADQQFRKCGSALLSSVDNYAVLQLDIVWCYRALEALSCLEDGRSRLQRAEDCFLRCYGEQQERLLMIKGNTGREEVLFLRLYLLQSLLSYIEGSDSEARLQLSRVESLYARLRPDSEKMAQLMALGFSEREARLGLRASRGDLQEAAIHISTRRQEREELKQRERQKRRTRMEAISALMELGFSQRDAARALHHADGNVDRAYAILLDSSQDAQATNNNTEGGASPEMVEQLLYLGFERDSAEAALRLTGGDVQSATQLLLDNQGVLSPELLTPPSTSSSSSTPSSEEPSSASSSPEDSELVSEVLEDIAPHEEDYLDLTLEEESELISAMKAYLHREPAHT; via the exons ATGGCGGAGCAGAACTTGGAGGCCAAGCTGAAGAACCTCCTGAAGCAGGAGAAGATCCAGCTGTGGAACCCGCCGTACACCGAGCAGGGCCAGCAGCCAGGccagcagcagggccagcagcagggccagcagCACATGCAG GAGCTGGCGGAGCGCTACGCCCCCCTGCTGCGCCTGCCCATGTCAGAGGTAGGGGGCGCTCTGGAGTCGATCCGAGCTCAGGCGGTGAAGCGAGGCAGAGGAAACCAAACGTTCAGGGAGACGAGCGTGGCGACgctggagctgctgctgccgcGAGACGCCAAGAAG GATCCAAAGGTCAGGACGTACCTGGAGACGAGGCTGGACGTGTCGGCGCAGCAGGTGGTGGACAG ggtcGCTGAGGAGCACGGCCTCAGGAGCATCAAGCTGATCCTGAGTGGGAGGACTCTGTCTGCAG agcgGCGTCTGGACGAGCAGGGCGTGAAGAACCACAGCAAGGTGATGGTGCTGAGGGTGAGCGACGGCGAGCTGAAGCAGCAGCtgacggaggaggaggaggagaggaggagccAGGAGGAGAGCGTCCAGAGGACCCAGAAAGGCTTCCAGATCCTGTCAGAGAGAG ACGGCAGCGAGGACCCACACACCACACCGTTCCTGGAGATCGCCGACCAGAAAGGAAACCCTCTGAAGATTCCCCCCACGGAGAAGAAG gctcTGATCCTGGCCATGGGCTTCCATGAGAAAGGTCGCGCTCTGATGAAGAGGAAGCAGCACGATAACGCTCTGTGTCACCTGCTGCAGGCCGACCAGCAGTTCAG gAAGTGCGGCTCGGCGCTGCTCAGCTCCGTGGATAACTACGCCGTGCTGCAGCTGGACATCGTGTGGTGTTACCGCGCTCTGGAGGCGCTGTCCTGCCTGGAGGATGGGCGGAGCCGCCTGCAGAGAGCCGAGGACTGTTTCCTGCGTTGCTACGGAGAACAGCAGGAGAGACTGCTGATGATCAAG GGTAACACGGGCAGAGAGGAGGTGCTGTTCCTGCGTCTGTACCTCCTGCAGAGCCTCCTCTCCTACATCGAAGGAAGCGACTCTGAGGCGCGGCTGCAGCTCTCCAGG GTGGAGTCTCTGTACGCGCGCCTGCGTCCCGACTCGGAGAAGATGGCTCAGCTGATGGCGCTGGGCTTCAGCGAGAGAGAAGCTCGGCTCGGCCTCAGAGCCTCCCGGGGCGACCTGCAGGAGGCCGCCATCCACATCAGCACCCGCCGACAG GAGCGGGAGGAGCTGAagcagagggagagacagaAGAGGAGGACGAGGATGGAGGCCATCTCCGCCCTGATGGAGCTGGGGTTCTCCCAGAGAGACGCCGCCCGCGCCCTGCACCACGCCGACGGGAACGTAGACAGAGCTTACGCT ATCCTGCTGGACTCGAGCCAGGATGCCCAGGCGACCAATAACAACACAGAGGGCGGAGCTAGCCCAGAGATGGTGGAGCAG CTGTTGTATTTGGGATTCGAGCGGGATTCGGCTGAAGCGGCGCTCAGACTGACAGGTGGAGACGTCCAATCAGCGACACAGCTGCTGTTGGACAACCAGGGCGTCCTCTCCCCGGAGCTGCTGACCCCGccctccacatcctcctcctcctccacaccaTCCTCAGAGGAGCCCAGCTCCGCCTCCAGCTCCCCAG AGGACAGCGAGCTGGTGAGCGAGGTGCTCGAGGACATCGCCCCCCACGAGGAGGACTACCTGGACCTCACGCTGGAGGAGGAGAGCGAGCTCATCTCTGCCATGAAGGCGTACCTGCACCGTGAGCCCGCCCACACCTAG
- the crygn2 gene encoding gamma-crystallin N-B: MSQYSGKITFYEGKCFTGRKLEVRGDCDNFQDRGFMNRVNSIRVESGAWICYDHPDFKGQQYILEHGEYPEFQRWNSHNDHMGSCKPIRMHGEHYRIELFEGCNFSGQCVDICDDCPFLQSRGFSKNCINSVKVYGDGAWVMYEEPNFRGRMYIVERGDYCSHNEWQAQNPNIQSIRRVVNYF; this comes from the exons ATGTCACAGTACTCTGGAAAG ATTACTTTTTATGAGGGGAAGTGCTTCACCGGCAGGAAGCTGGAGGTCAGAGGTGACTGTGATAACTTCCAGGACCGCGGCTTCATGAACAG GGTGAACTCGATCCGTGTGGAGAGCGGAGCCTGGATCTGCTACGACCACCCTGACTTCAAGGGCCAGCAGTACATCCTGGAGCACGGCGAGTACCCAGAATTCCAGAGGTGGAACTCCCACAACGACCACATGGGATCCTGCAAACCCATCCGCATG CACGGCGAGCACTACCGCATCGAGCTGTTCGAGGGCTGTAACTTCTCCGGTCAGTGCGTGGACATCTGCGACGACTGCCCCTTCCTGCAGAGCCGCGGCTTCTCCAAGAACTGCATCAACTCTGTGAAGGTCTACGGAGACGGAGC CTGGGTGATGTACGAGGAGCCAAACTTCCGTGGCCGCATGTACATTGTTGAGCGTGGAGACTACTGCAGCCATAACGAGTGGCAGGCCCAGAACCCCAACATCCAGTCCATCCGCAGAGTCGTCAACTACTTCTAA